A region of the Dreissena polymorpha isolate Duluth1 chromosome 6, UMN_Dpol_1.0, whole genome shotgun sequence genome:
TGTTATTGAACACATGTTGGTTTTAATAATCGCATACTATATTTGCAGAACAAAAGAAGAGTATACGAGAATGCATTAGAAAGTTGCGAGAGAACGACACATTctgatatataaatatgttataacaaCAAATGGGGAACGCCTCCGGACGTCGATGTATAGGTAATATCATATGTTGTTACGTTTATGAGGCTGATATGATGTAAGAGAGATGTAATCCATggaaacaattataataatatcttATCTAATATTTTCGTTCTTTCTATTGTGCTAAATTAGCTTACAATTGATAAGACGAACAAATTTCATATGACAGGCTCATaacttttaattgaaaaaaaaacaacaacaacaaatcaacaacaGTAATTCTGAAGCGGAAATAGGAAATCATATCGGTCATTCATTAAAATCTTTGCTTATTGATAGTTGTACCATTTTCATAAATTACTACGCATCTATTACTGAAACTGGTTGATTGCATGCATACGTAATTATCTAAAAAGATGCAATCGTTATAAACaagatttaatatattatattatcatttgGCTATACCTGTTATTACAGATTGTGGTGTCCATGCGTCATACCCTTCGCTTTGTTCAGCATGTTCCAAATGTTGTCAGCCAAGCGAGAATTCATGGACACGAAAAGACAGGACAAGGAACAATTTGTTAGCtgaatgtaataaaacaaatattattgtgGAAGCTTCTTTGGATAGTTACATGACTGAacaaatagtgttggtaaaaccCGATAAAGATGTGCAGGCAATCAATGAGGTTCCAGATGACCCAGATAGTATACATACTCTTGAGTTTCTTGATGGTATGAATGAGAAAAATGATGATTGGTCGACGCTACTTGCTCATTTACTTAGTATTACAAAGAAGGACGACCGTGTAATATACATTCTTATGGAGAAGAATGTAGACGCTAAGTTCGAAATGTTTATAGAAACGCATCACATAAATGATGTTTTGGAAATGAACACATTTCCAAACAAAGAAGCTGATAGTGTACCAATTAAATTACAAACCATTTGGTCAACTGTGAAAAGGTTTTTGATGTTGTTTTGGATTTGCTGTGATACAAATGTTAACTTTTGTCAATACACGTTAAGCTCAACCATGTTTTATTTTCTTATGAATAATCTAAAGAGTTTGGCTTTAAAATCATATCATGAACACGAAGTGTGTTTATTTACTGTTAAAGCAGCTCTTGGCATAATACACAATATCACTAGGCACTTGCCAAACAGTAAAATACTGTTACGGTCAGAAAATGCAGTTTCAACTGTGCATCCATATCTGAAAAGCAAGATTGCAATGGTCAGGATAAAATCACTCATGATTTTGTCATTTATTCTGAGCGAACATGAAAATGTGATGATAAATACCGAAGATGAAAATTTTGTATTCATCTTTGAAGTGCTAGCAGACGCCTTGAAAAATAATGACCACAAGACCGCTAAATTTGGCATGAGTGCGATTGAAATTCTGAAGGGATTAAACCAATTGGCTGTTAACGATGAAAACAAATTGAGGATGGTCAGCAACGGTGTCCTTGAGCTGTTTGAAGTATTGTTGCTGAGAGGTTTTCTGGAAGAGGTCAAGGTTACCATAGTAACCTTGTGGAGCCTTTCGTTCCATCACTACAACAAGTCGAAAATGAAAAAGTGTCCACACATtgttaaaagtaaatataattacatgttttatattaactTTACTATTAACAGGTATGTTATAAAATtcgttttattaacatttaaaaaataaatctatttttaaggTTAACAATAACATGCACGAAAAAAGAGTGCATTGCGCATTTCACACCGATATATCATAAATGGAATAGTATTATCTTATTTTTCTAATGTATTGTTACTCGTTATGATATAAGTACACTCTTTAATTTTcagttgcatttaatttaatgagCATTTTCGAATACAAATGTGTTATATTTCACAGAACTGCAAGAATTAAAATGTCATCCGGATACCGAAATAAGTCATGCTGCCAGAGGAACTGTTTGGGAATTAATGAATATGAAAGTCAGTTCAACAACTTTAAGATGGTCGTCAAATACTTCATCAGGTAAAAGtctttttttctcaaaacaatTTATGTGcatttctttgaacaaaatcaataaaagttaataattaaaacacatgtacCATATTAATGCGAAATGAATTAGGCAAGTTAGgcaattcaaatatttaaaatatcaccGTCATTTTAAACATGCATGTGAAAACAGAGAAATGTGCGTTATGCATTGCAAGTCATACAATGAAAGGACAATTTGTCACTCGCcatcaatattttactgattatagGCGTCGCATTTTACACGTTTCTGATggatattaaatttgttttcatacttttACTCGTAAATGTTTGAGCACGTTTCTTGTTTACTCATCGTTTTATTCTTGTCAATCTTATCTACAAAAACAGTGTTATTGCTATGTTCATGTGTTTAATGTCACCGCATTTACACGGGAGGTGCCATTGCCTTTGTGAGTCCACCATTCCTTTATACCGTTTGTCTGTTGTGTTTCTGTGTTGCGGGTATTACTCAAAAAGTATTGCTGCAAGAGGGcttaaacttttaaataagtaAAGCATCACGTGATCATGCGGacaacatatttttgtttaaatgtgtgctATATAACTTCAGTTAAGGAAAAAGTACATTAAAAACCTGTGCCAAAAAGAATTACTGCTGAGGGGCTGAAACTTCGAAAAATTATTAACCAGCACGTGAACTTTCGCAACTTAATATTTGCAATCAGATGTTTTCGACCTTATATAAAGAATGGCTcctttaatgcaaaaataaataggtttaacatGTTCCACGCGTAATTCAAAGCGCGTTATTGCTACTAGAGAGCTGTCACTTCAGAAACATATTAACCAtaatatgggctgtgctctgtgaaaagggggtttaatgcatgtgcgttaagtgtcgtcccaaagtAGCCGGATTAGTCAGCGTGTATGATATTTTCGTTTcaataaagtatcttcttagcaaaaatcaagttaaggccgaaagtgtcgtccctgattagcctgtgcggactgcacatgcttatcagggacgacattttacgcacatgcattaaaccttatTTTCACAGAGAGCGGCTCATATTCACTTGCGAACCTGCATATGTTCGTCCTGATATCTTTGACATAACAGCTGTAATGGCCAATATTTactaaaacattaaattttattcatttgtaAAACAAGAAGCCGAAAAAAGAACTAAGGCTTCTAGGCtgaacattaacaaatatattgaaaaaatcgtATGAACTAGCGCAACTTCATATTTTGATTGGTAAATTCTTTCATAACCGGAGTTGTGGCCTGTTTCAGCAAGAACAACACATCTTTTGAACTTTGTAAACGTAG
Encoded here:
- the LOC127833536 gene encoding uncharacterized protein LOC127833536; amino-acid sequence: MGNASGRRCIDCGVHASYPSLCSACSKCCQPSENSWTRKDRTRNNLLAECNKTNIIVEASLDSYMTEQIVLVKPDKDVQAINEVPDDPDSIHTLEFLDGMNEKNDDWSTLLAHLLSITKKDDRVIYILMEKNVDAKFEMFIETHHINDVLEMNTFPNKEADSVPIKLQTIWSTVKRFLMLFWICCDTNVNFCQYTLSSTMFYFLMNNLKSLALKSYHEHEVCLFTVKAALGIIHNITRHLPNSKILLRSENAVSTVHPYLKSKIAMVRIKSLMILSFILSEHENVMINTEDENFVFIFEVLADALKNNDHKTAKFGMSAIEILKGLNQLAVNDENKLRMVSNGVLELFEVLLLRGFLEEVKVTIVTLWSLSFHHYNKSKMKKCPHIVKKLQELKCHPDTEISHAARGTVWELMNMKVSSTTLRWSSNTSSENDPWKPHIMISYQWDSQNIMLRVKDRLKQAGYKVWMDVEHMTGSTLEAMALAVEKAAVVLLCMSQKYKESPNCRTEAEYVYRLRKDFIPLRVQEGYVADGWLGILAGTRLYFDFYSEPMVDVQIPRLVRELNGRGLINPTMKDLPDSAITSSPRRPEQLTATPIPTRIHRELDSDLLRLPTVMSHLSPWSETEVKQWLLSVGLDEYIESFSGMTGTLLKELRTIQSTAPESFIAILKNDYRLPILALLTFSRSLRSLE